A part of Thermus oshimai DSM 12092 genomic DNA contains:
- the nuoD gene encoding NADH dehydrogenase (quinone) subunit D: MKDYLDPVETLEEPKELRTEVMTLNVGPQHPSTHGVLRVVVTLSGEEVLDLVPHIGYLHTGFEKNMENRTYTQVITYTPRMDYLHSFAHDLAYALAVEKLVGAVVPPRAETIRIILNELSRLASHLVFLGTGLLDLGALTPFFYAFREREAILDLFEWVTGQRFHHNYIRIGGVKEDLPEEFVPELKKLLEVLPHRIDEYEALFAESPIFYERARGVGVIPPEVAINLGLTGGSLRASGVNYDVRKAYPYGGYETYTFDVPLGEHGDVFDRMIIRIREMRESVKIIKQALERLEPGPVRDPNPQITPPPRPLLETSMEAVIYHFKHYTEGFHPPKGEVYVPTESARGELGYYIVSDGGSMPYRVKVRAPSFVNLQSLPYASKGEQVPDMVAIIASLDPVMGDVDR; the protein is encoded by the coding sequence ATGAAGGACTACCTGGACCCGGTGGAGACCCTGGAGGAGCCCAAAGAGCTCCGCACGGAGGTCATGACCCTGAACGTGGGGCCCCAGCACCCCTCCACCCACGGGGTCTTGCGGGTGGTGGTGACCCTATCGGGGGAGGAGGTCTTGGACCTCGTCCCCCACATCGGCTACCTCCACACCGGCTTTGAAAAGAACATGGAAAACCGGACGTATACGCAGGTCATCACGTATACGCCCCGGATGGACTACCTCCACTCCTTCGCCCACGACCTGGCCTACGCCCTGGCGGTGGAGAAGCTGGTGGGGGCGGTGGTGCCCCCCAGGGCCGAGACCATCCGCATCATCCTGAACGAGCTCTCGCGCCTTGCAAGCCACCTCGTCTTCCTGGGGACGGGGCTTTTGGACCTCGGGGCCCTCACCCCCTTCTTCTACGCCTTCCGGGAACGGGAGGCCATCCTGGACCTCTTTGAGTGGGTCACGGGCCAGCGCTTCCACCACAACTACATCCGCATCGGCGGGGTCAAGGAGGACCTGCCCGAGGAGTTTGTGCCCGAACTCAAGAAGCTTTTGGAGGTTCTGCCCCACCGTATAGACGAGTACGAGGCCCTCTTCGCGGAAAGCCCCATCTTTTACGAGCGGGCCCGGGGCGTGGGGGTCATCCCCCCCGAGGTGGCCATCAACCTGGGCCTCACCGGGGGCTCCTTAAGGGCCAGCGGGGTGAACTACGACGTGCGCAAGGCCTACCCCTACGGGGGTTATGAGACCTACACCTTTGACGTGCCCCTGGGGGAGCACGGGGACGTCTTTGACCGGATGATCATCCGCATCCGGGAGATGCGGGAGTCGGTGAAGATCATCAAGCAGGCCCTAGAACGGCTGGAACCCGGGCCGGTGCGCGACCCCAACCCCCAGATCACCCCGCCCCCAAGACCCCTCCTGGAAACCTCCATGGAGGCGGTCATCTACCACTTCAAGCACTACACCGAGGGCTTCCACCCCCCCAAGGGCGAGGTCTACGTACCTACGGAGTCCGCCCGGGGGGAGCTCGGCTACTACATCGTCTCCGACGGGGGAAGCATGCCCTACCGGGTCAAGGTGCGGGCCCCCAGCTTCGTCAACCTGCAAAGCCTCCCCTACGCCTCCAAAGGGGAGCAGGTGCCGGACATGGTGGCCATCATCGCCAGCCTGGACCCAGTGATGGGGGACGTGGACCGCTAG
- a CDS encoding NADH-quinone oxidoreductase subunit C, producing MRLQQVLEEAAARGYPVEDNGLGNLWVVLPREAFKETMARYQALGFNYLADIVGIDYLTYPDPRPERFAVVYELVSLPGWKDGDGSRFFVRVYVPEKEPRLPTVTDLWGSANFLEREVYDMFGIVFEGHPDLRKILTPEDLEGHPLRKDFPLGETPTLFREGRYIVPAEFRAALTGKDPGLTGYRGGSRKGYRALWADLVKAKEAK from the coding sequence GTGCGGCTTCAGCAGGTTCTGGAAGAGGCGGCGGCGCGGGGCTATCCCGTGGAGGACAACGGCCTCGGCAACCTCTGGGTGGTCCTGCCCCGGGAGGCCTTCAAGGAGACCATGGCCCGCTACCAGGCCCTGGGCTTCAACTACCTGGCGGACATCGTGGGGATAGACTACCTCACCTACCCCGACCCCCGGCCTGAGCGCTTCGCGGTGGTGTACGAGCTGGTCTCCTTGCCGGGGTGGAAGGACGGGGACGGGAGCCGCTTTTTCGTGCGGGTCTACGTGCCGGAAAAAGAGCCCCGCCTGCCCACGGTGACGGACCTCTGGGGAAGCGCCAACTTCCTGGAGCGGGAGGTCTACGACATGTTCGGCATCGTCTTTGAGGGGCACCCGGACCTGCGCAAGATCCTCACCCCGGAGGACCTCGAGGGCCACCCCCTGCGCAAGGACTTCCCCTTGGGGGAAACCCCCACCCTCTTCCGGGAGGGGCGGTACATCGTGCCCGCGGAGTTCCGCGCAGCCCTCACGGGCAAGGACCCGGGCCTCACCGGCTACCGCGGGGGAAGCCGCAAGGGGTATCGGGCGCTTTGGGCTGACCTGGTGAAGGCGAAGGAGGCCAAATGA
- a CDS encoding NuoB/complex I 20 kDa subunit family protein — translation MALKDLFERDVQELEREGILFTTLEKLVAWGRSNSLWPATFGLACCAIEMMASTDARNDLARFGSEVFRASPRQADVMIVAGRLSKKMAPVMRRVWEQMPDPKWVISMGACASSGGMFNNYAIVQNVDSVVPVDVYVPGCPPRPEALIYAVMQLQKKVRGQAYNERGERLPPVAAWKRG, via the coding sequence GTGGCACTGAAGGACCTTTTTGAGCGGGATGTCCAGGAGCTGGAGCGGGAAGGCATCCTCTTCACCACCCTGGAGAAGTTGGTGGCCTGGGGGCGGAGCAACTCCCTGTGGCCGGCCACCTTCGGCCTGGCCTGTTGCGCCATTGAGATGATGGCCTCCACCGATGCCCGGAACGACCTGGCCCGCTTCGGAAGCGAGGTCTTCCGGGCAAGCCCCAGGCAGGCGGACGTGATGATCGTGGCCGGGCGGCTTTCCAAGAAGATGGCCCCGGTGATGCGGCGGGTCTGGGAACAGATGCCCGACCCCAAGTGGGTCATCTCCATGGGGGCCTGCGCCAGCTCGGGGGGGATGTTCAACAACTACGCCATCGTGCAGAACGTGGACTCCGTGGTGCCCGTGGACGTCTACGTGCCCGGCTGCCCCCCGCGCCCCGAGGCCCTCATCTACGCGGTGATGCAGCTTCAGAAGAAGGTGCGCGGCCAGGCCTACAACGAACGGGGGGAGAGGCTCCCCCCGGTGGCCGCCTGGAAGAGGGGGTGA
- a CDS encoding NADH-quinone oxidoreductase subunit A — MAPIAEYINVLIYVGVALFIGVAALLVGALLGPKKPGRAKLMPYESGNDPAGEVKRFPVHFYVVAMLFILFDVEVAFLWPYAVSAGELGLYGFLGVLAFTLLLLAGFLYEWWKGVMRWH; from the coding sequence TTGGCGCCCATAGCGGAGTACATCAACGTTCTGATCTACGTGGGGGTGGCCCTGTTCATCGGGGTGGCGGCCCTTTTGGTGGGGGCCCTGCTCGGCCCCAAGAAGCCCGGGCGGGCCAAGCTCATGCCCTATGAATCGGGCAACGACCCCGCGGGGGAGGTGAAGCGCTTTCCCGTCCACTTCTACGTGGTGGCCATGCTCTTCATCCTCTTTGACGTGGAGGTGGCCTTCCTCTGGCCCTACGCGGTGAGCGCGGGGGAGCTTGGGCTTTACGGCTTCCTGGGGGTTCTGGCCTTCACCCTCCTCCTCCTGGCGGGCTTCCTCTACGAGTGGTGGAAGGGGGTGATGCGGTGGCACTGA
- the rsmA gene encoding 16S rRNA (adenine(1518)-N(6)/adenine(1519)-N(6))-dimethyltransferase RsmA yields the protein MPSLREEVRTLLHRHGLKADKRFGQNFLVEEAYLKRIVEAAQPFTGPVYEVGPGLGFLTRALAQAGARVTAIEKDLRLKPVLEETLAGLPVELRFQDALRFPWKEVPEGSLLVANLPYNIATPLVTELLKTGRFAKLVFLVQKEVAERMMARPGTPAYGLLSLRVAHHAHGERLFDLPPGAFFPPPKVFSSLVRLTPTGQGDEPGLFQLIEAAFAHRRKTLKNALEQAGYPREAVLRALKELGLPEEVRAEALDLAAFRALWETLHQSVEVENR from the coding sequence ATGCCGAGCCTAAGGGAAGAGGTGCGCACCCTCCTCCACCGCCACGGGCTTAAGGCCGACAAGCGCTTCGGCCAGAACTTCCTGGTGGAAGAGGCGTACCTTAAGCGCATCGTGGAAGCGGCCCAGCCCTTCACGGGACCGGTCTACGAGGTGGGGCCGGGCCTGGGGTTCCTGACCAGGGCCCTGGCCCAGGCGGGGGCCCGGGTGACGGCCATTGAGAAGGACCTCCGGCTTAAGCCCGTCCTGGAGGAAACCCTTGCGGGGCTTCCGGTGGAGCTCCGCTTCCAAGACGCCCTCCGCTTTCCCTGGAAGGAGGTGCCGGAGGGAAGCCTTCTCGTGGCCAACCTCCCCTACAACATCGCCACCCCCCTGGTGACGGAGCTTCTGAAGACGGGGCGCTTCGCCAAGCTGGTCTTCCTGGTGCAGAAGGAGGTGGCCGAGCGCATGATGGCCAGGCCGGGCACCCCCGCCTACGGCCTCCTCTCCCTCAGGGTGGCCCACCACGCCCATGGGGAGAGGCTCTTTGACCTCCCCCCGGGGGCCTTCTTCCCGCCCCCCAAGGTCTTCAGCAGCCTGGTGCGCCTCACCCCCACGGGCCAGGGGGACGAGCCCGGGCTTTTCCAGCTCATCGAGGCCGCCTTCGCCCACCGGCGGAAGACCCTGAAAAACGCCCTGGAACAGGCGGGCTACCCTCGAGAGGCGGTCCTTAGGGCCCTGAAGGAGCTGGGCCTTCCCGAGGAGGTCCGGGCCGAGGCCCTGGACCTGGCCGCTTTCCGCGCCCTATGGGAAACCCTACACCAGAGTGTAGAAGTTGAGAACCGATAA
- a CDS encoding metallophosphoesterase, whose amino-acid sequence MRIVAVGDLHANFPALWRILKAEGLLGPTFQPTEALRSGETRLVLLGDLVHPKTPKDYERLTGLSPFDPEDPLHLRLAAGAQIRELFRLKEFQESAPKGVIILLGNHDEAALKGDPILGNRHLLHLEFHPERGGKPLPEPLKAWMAGFPREVVLEGVHFAHVGPVPWLQTYDELFYAHSEPKTWWFMTPDYVERMGFRFGVYGHTPMREGILLKERFALIDALDLGEYLEIWPEDPLRVRVRKV is encoded by the coding sequence ATGAGGATCGTCGCGGTCGGGGACCTCCACGCCAACTTCCCCGCCCTCTGGCGCATCCTCAAGGCCGAGGGGCTCCTGGGCCCCACCTTCCAGCCCACGGAGGCCTTAAGGAGCGGGGAGACCCGCCTGGTCCTCCTGGGCGACCTGGTCCACCCCAAGACCCCCAAGGACTACGAGCGCCTCACGGGGCTTTCCCCCTTTGACCCCGAAGACCCCCTGCACCTCCGCCTGGCCGCGGGGGCGCAGATCCGGGAGCTCTTCCGCCTCAAAGAGTTCCAGGAATCGGCCCCAAAAGGGGTGATCATCCTCCTGGGCAACCACGACGAGGCCGCCCTTAAGGGCGACCCCATCCTGGGCAACCGCCACCTCCTCCACCTGGAGTTCCACCCCGAGCGGGGGGGTAAGCCCCTCCCCGAACCCCTCAAGGCCTGGATGGCCGGTTTTCCCCGGGAGGTGGTGCTGGAGGGGGTCCACTTCGCCCACGTGGGCCCCGTGCCCTGGCTCCAGACCTACGATGAGCTCTTCTACGCCCACAGCGAGCCCAAAACCTGGTGGTTCATGACCCCGGACTACGTGGAGCGCATGGGCTTCCGCTTCGGGGTGTACGGGCACACCCCCATGCGGGAAGGGATCCTCCTCAAAGAGCGCTTCGCCCTCATAGACGCCCTGGACCTGGGGGAGTACCTGGAGATCTGGCCCGAAGACCCCCTAAGGGTGCGGGTCCGTAAGGTTTAG
- a CDS encoding Rad52/Rad22 family DNA repair protein gives MDEVWQKLSEPFPPEEVQWRIEALSRDRKKALVVPYVDARTVLDRLDRVVGPEGWHDEYQVLADAERTLKDERGERRERLVEVKCRLTVLGTTKEDVGEGDSLKAAFSDALKRAAVKFGVGRYLYRLEKQWVDYDAEKGRFTPPRLPAQEAVEEEEKPEAHRLIDQLLERLKEKGLGKEAARILTKYGGYGKTPEETKKLYGELRNLLKG, from the coding sequence ATGGACGAAGTTTGGCAGAAGCTTTCCGAGCCCTTCCCCCCGGAGGAGGTCCAGTGGCGCATCGAGGCCCTCTCCCGGGACCGGAAAAAAGCCCTGGTGGTCCCCTACGTGGACGCCCGCACCGTCCTGGACCGCCTGGACCGGGTGGTGGGCCCCGAGGGCTGGCACGACGAGTACCAGGTTCTGGCCGACGCGGAAAGGACCCTAAAGGACGAGCGCGGGGAAAGGCGGGAGCGGCTGGTGGAGGTGAAGTGCCGCCTCACCGTCCTCGGCACGACCAAGGAGGACGTGGGGGAGGGGGACTCCCTAAAGGCCGCCTTCTCCGATGCCCTAAAGCGGGCCGCGGTGAAGTTTGGGGTGGGGCGCTACCTCTACCGGCTGGAGAAGCAGTGGGTGGACTACGATGCGGAGAAGGGGCGCTTCACCCCCCCTAGGCTTCCCGCGCAGGAGGCGGTGGAGGAGGAAGAAAAACCGGAAGCCCACCGGCTCATAGACCAGCTCCTGGAAAGGCTGAAGGAAAAGGGCCTGGGTAAGGAGGCCGCCCGCATCCTCACCAAGTACGGGGGCTACGGCAAGACCCCCGAGGAGACCAAAAAGCTCTACGGGGAGCTAAGGAACCTCCTCAAGGGATGA